The Flavobacterium jumunjinense genome includes a region encoding these proteins:
- a CDS encoding alpha/beta hydrolase: MKKIIIKSTGFYLNTLAYVNPGLLKRKGYELFCNPLSKKVQPHHLAFLQTAEMFNFNFEEKKMQAYKWGNGSKKVILMHGWASNTFRWRKIIEKLIQDDFTVYAFDAPGHGLSEGKLLNLLIYKNCLEVFLKNVEKIDYAIAHSVGGFALQYMLYDNKTSGIKKAVVMGAPGEADDFFVFYKELLSLSKKSIRLIIEQFENKLGNQPSFFSAKRFAKEIDIPVLLIHDKYDKDTNPNYTEQLSKLIKNNTLIMTEGLGHNLKSKELDNQIIDFINEYSLN, encoded by the coding sequence ATGAAGAAAATAATAATTAAATCAACAGGGTTTTATCTAAATACATTGGCCTATGTAAATCCAGGGCTGCTAAAGCGTAAAGGATATGAGTTATTCTGCAATCCATTAAGTAAAAAAGTGCAACCACATCACTTGGCGTTTCTTCAAACAGCAGAAATGTTTAATTTTAATTTTGAAGAAAAAAAAATGCAAGCATATAAATGGGGGAATGGTTCGAAAAAAGTAATATTAATGCATGGGTGGGCAAGTAATACATTCAGGTGGAGGAAAATAATAGAGAAGCTAATCCAAGATGATTTTACGGTTTATGCTTTTGATGCTCCAGGTCACGGATTATCAGAAGGAAAGTTGTTGAACCTTTTAATTTACAAGAACTGTTTAGAGGTATTCTTGAAAAATGTTGAAAAAATAGATTATGCAATTGCTCATTCTGTGGGAGGTTTTGCGCTTCAGTATATGCTTTATGATAATAAAACTTCTGGTATAAAAAAAGCTGTGGTTATGGGTGCGCCTGGAGAAGCAGATGATTTTTTTGTTTTTTACAAAGAGTTGTTGTCTTTGAGTAAGAAATCAATACGTTTAATAATAGAACAGTTTGAAAATAAATTAGGAAATCAACCATCATTTTTTTCAGCTAAGAGGTTTGCTAAAGAAATTGATATACCTGTTTTGTTAATTCATGATAAATACGATAAGGATACTAATCCAAATTATACAGAGCAATTATCCAAATTAATTAAAAATAATACCTTAATAATGACAGAAGGATTAGGTCATAATCTAAAATCTAAAGAGCTAGATAATCAAATAATAGATTTTATTAATGAGTATTCTTTAAATTAA
- a CDS encoding DUF6495 family protein: MKYIRLTKEQLEELHPEFITFLATQSIDKKEWDELKANKPEIAEQEIDVFSDMIWDRAITNVNFIDHFSKNYIFLFKCVDSKVYSYVINSKDETINFLTAEGINWLSENIFSDVIEIQKGIKDFSDDRNGNLFSIIKQGGIISKGELYIKLENLLNQ, translated from the coding sequence ATGAAATACATAAGGCTAACTAAAGAACAACTAGAAGAGTTGCATCCGGAGTTTATTACATTTTTGGCAACACAATCCATTGATAAAAAAGAATGGGATGAGTTAAAAGCTAATAAGCCTGAAATTGCAGAACAAGAAATTGATGTTTTTTCCGACATGATATGGGATAGAGCAATAACCAATGTTAATTTTATTGATCATTTTTCTAAGAATTATATCTTTTTATTCAAATGTGTCGATTCAAAAGTGTATTCATATGTTATAAATTCAAAAGATGAAACTATAAATTTTCTAACGGCTGAAGGTATTAATTGGTTGAGTGAAAATATTTTCTCTGATGTAATTGAAATTCAAAAAGGAATAAAAGATTTTTCTGACGATAGAAATGGAAATCTTTTCTCAATAATAAAACAAGGCGGAATTATTAGTAAAGGTGAACTTTATATAAAATTAGAAAACTTGTTAAATCAATAG
- the priA gene encoding replication restart helicase PriA: MQFFIDVVLPLAIARIFTYEVSEAEFYYINIGIRVAVPFGKSKVFTALVIGKHNSIPQLYRPKEIHQILDQKPIVNLFQIEHWKWVSNYYMCSIGEVYKSALPSGLILESETIISCKDGLDISRIETSEFTDDEFLIIDALKNQTSISIKDISKILDKKNVFPTIKKLLDNGLLVLQEDVSEKYTPKLVRYIKIKEEFSLEDKLNELLVGLSRAKKQRELVLQYFQLNAVSKKEISVKELVSYSGNSTNIVRALVDKGVFEEYFLNEDRVEFNKDKSSFFTLSIHQQKAFDEILISEEKNDVILLHGVTASGKTEIYIKLIEEHIENDRQILFLLPEIAITAQLVKRLTAYFGNEVSVYHSKYTSNERIEVWNNLLNNSEKAKVIVGVRSALFLPFSNLGLIIVDEEHEQTFKQQDPSPRYHARDAAIVLAKQHKAKVLLGSATPSLETYYNTKVGKYSLVELNERYGNVVLPDIELVDLKDKYFRKKMSGHFSDVLLNKIKEVLSLGEQVILFQNRRGFSSYVECLTCGHVPHCPSCDVSLTYYKFKNQLKCHYCSYSIANPTHCHNCQSVDLSTKGFGTEQIEIELRELFPDITIGRMDQDTTRGKYGFEKIIDSFKNKEFDILVGTQMLAKGLDFDNVTLVGILNADNLLNQPHFRAYERAYQMMVQVAGRSGRKSKKGYVVIQTYNPYHNTIQQVLRNDYSAMYKEQIYDRNNFKYPPFYRLIRLTLKHKDFDRLKEGSLWIYSVLVKHLQTPVLGPEEPAISRIRNQYIRTIIVKIPTNVNLGKTKNTMEKALKSFEAIGQYRSIKVSINVDYY; encoded by the coding sequence ATGCAATTTTTTATAGATGTAGTTTTACCATTGGCAATAGCTAGAATTTTTACTTATGAAGTTTCTGAAGCTGAATTTTATTATATAAATATAGGAATTCGTGTTGCTGTTCCTTTTGGGAAGAGTAAGGTTTTTACAGCATTAGTTATAGGTAAGCATAATAGTATTCCACAATTATATAGGCCTAAAGAAATACATCAAATTTTAGATCAAAAGCCAATTGTTAATTTGTTTCAAATTGAACACTGGAAGTGGGTTTCAAATTATTATATGTGTTCAATTGGAGAAGTTTATAAATCAGCTTTGCCTTCTGGTTTAATTCTTGAAAGTGAAACGATTATATCGTGCAAGGATGGTTTAGATATTTCACGAATTGAAACTTCAGAATTTACGGATGATGAATTTTTAATTATTGACGCTTTAAAAAACCAGACTTCTATTAGTATAAAAGATATTTCTAAAATTTTAGATAAAAAAAATGTTTTTCCAACTATAAAGAAATTATTAGATAATGGTTTGTTGGTTTTGCAAGAAGATGTTTCTGAGAAGTATACTCCTAAGTTGGTGCGTTATATTAAAATTAAAGAAGAGTTTTCATTAGAAGATAAACTTAATGAATTACTAGTTGGTCTTTCTCGTGCAAAAAAACAAAGAGAACTTGTTTTGCAATATTTTCAATTGAATGCTGTAAGTAAAAAAGAAATTTCTGTAAAAGAACTCGTTTCGTATTCAGGAAATAGTACAAATATTGTAAGAGCATTAGTTGATAAAGGTGTTTTTGAAGAGTATTTTTTGAATGAAGATAGAGTAGAGTTTAATAAGGATAAATCTAGTTTTTTTACTTTAAGTATTCATCAGCAGAAAGCGTTTGATGAAATTTTAATTAGTGAAGAAAAAAATGATGTGATATTATTGCACGGTGTTACTGCTTCTGGAAAAACAGAAATATATATAAAATTAATTGAAGAGCATATTGAAAATGATAGGCAAATACTTTTTTTATTACCTGAAATTGCAATTACTGCTCAGTTAGTTAAACGTTTAACGGCATATTTTGGAAATGAAGTTTCTGTGTATCATTCGAAATATACAAGTAATGAAAGAATTGAAGTTTGGAATAATCTTTTAAATAATTCTGAAAAAGCTAAAGTTATTGTTGGAGTTAGGAGTGCTCTATTTTTGCCTTTTTCAAATTTAGGATTGATTATAGTTGATGAAGAACATGAGCAAACTTTTAAACAACAAGATCCTTCACCGAGATATCATGCTAGAGATGCTGCAATTGTTTTAGCAAAACAGCATAAAGCAAAAGTGTTGTTAGGGAGTGCTACTCCTAGTTTGGAAACGTATTACAATACTAAAGTTGGGAAATATAGTTTAGTTGAATTAAATGAAAGATATGGTAATGTGGTTTTGCCTGATATTGAGTTGGTTGATTTAAAAGATAAATATTTTCGAAAAAAAATGAGCGGACATTTCTCGGATGTTTTATTGAATAAAATTAAAGAAGTGTTAAGCTTAGGGGAACAAGTTATTTTGTTTCAAAATAGAAGAGGTTTTTCTTCTTATGTAGAGTGTTTAACTTGTGGTCATGTTCCACACTGTCCAAGTTGTGATGTTAGTTTAACGTATTATAAGTTTAAGAATCAATTAAAATGTCATTATTGCAGTTATTCTATTGCTAATCCAACACATTGTCATAATTGCCAATCTGTTGATTTGTCAACAAAAGGATTTGGGACTGAGCAAATTGAAATTGAATTGAGAGAATTATTTCCAGATATAACTATAGGTAGAATGGATCAGGATACTACTCGTGGCAAGTATGGATTTGAAAAAATTATAGATTCATTTAAAAATAAAGAATTTGATATTCTTGTTGGTACTCAAATGTTAGCTAAAGGTTTGGATTTTGATAATGTAACTTTAGTTGGTATTTTGAATGCTGATAATTTATTGAATCAGCCTCATTTTAGAGCCTATGAAAGAGCGTATCAAATGATGGTGCAAGTTGCTGGAAGATCGGGTAGGAAAAGTAAAAAAGGTTATGTTGTAATTCAAACATATAACCCATATCATAATACAATTCAACAAGTTTTGAGGAATGATTACTCGGCTATGTATAAAGAGCAAATATATGACAGGAATAATTTTAAATATCCTCCTTTTTATAGGCTAATTAGATTAACATTAAAGCATAAAGATTTTGATAGATTAAAAGAAGGTTCTCTTTGGATTTATAGCGTGTTGGTAAAACACTTACAGACACCTGTTTTAGGGCCTGAAGAGCCTGCAATAAGTAGAATAAGAAATCAATATATAAGAACTATTATTGTAAAAATTCCTACCAATGTAAATTTAGGTAAAACTAAAAATACAATGGAAAAAGCTTTAAAGAGTTTTGAGGCAATTGGACAATATAGATCGATAAAAGTCTCTATTAATGTAGATTATTATTAA
- the rplI gene encoding 50S ribosomal protein L9: MELILKQDVQNLGFKDDIVTVKNGYGRNYLIPQGFASLATPSAKKVLAENLKQKAHKEQKLVDDANVIAEALKALEIKLSAKAGGDKLFGSITNANIAEELAKNGQSIDKKFITSGIVKRVGKYSASVRLHRSVIVELDYEVIAEKA; this comes from the coding sequence ATGGAACTTATCTTAAAACAAGACGTTCAAAATTTAGGATTTAAAGATGATATCGTAACAGTGAAAAACGGTTATGGTCGTAATTATTTAATTCCACAAGGGTTTGCTTCTTTAGCAACTCCTTCAGCTAAAAAAGTATTAGCTGAAAACTTAAAGCAAAAAGCACATAAAGAGCAAAAATTAGTAGATGATGCTAATGTAATTGCTGAAGCATTAAAAGCTTTAGAAATTAAACTTTCTGCAAAAGCAGGTGGTGATAAACTTTTTGGATCTATTACTAATGCAAACATTGCAGAAGAATTAGCTAAAAACGGTCAGTCAATTGATAAAAAATTCATTACTAGCGGTATAGTTAAACGTGTAGGTAAATATTCTGCATCAGTTAGATTACATAGATCTGTTATAGTAGAATTAGATTATGAAGTTATCGCTGAAAAAGCATAA
- a CDS encoding LytR/AlgR family response regulator transcription factor, which yields MKLNCIVVDDSAIQRMTITKLVNESPNLHLIGDFANALEAKNSLNNNAVDLIFLDIEMPLISGFDLLDGLKVKPQIIFITSKADYAVKAFDYEATDFLQKPISKERFLKAVKKANELHQLRNESHEEQGETIIIKSNLKKLKVFTFKIKWIEAYGDYIKVVTDDESHLVLSTMKAFESELPDGKFIRIHKSYIVNLDRVEKFNSKFAEIDGQKIPISRNKKDVISKAIEAI from the coding sequence ATGAAGTTGAATTGTATAGTTGTCGATGATAGTGCGATACAAAGAATGACGATAACAAAACTTGTTAATGAATCTCCAAACCTGCATTTAATAGGTGATTTTGCAAATGCCTTAGAAGCTAAAAACTCTTTAAACAACAATGCTGTTGATTTAATATTTTTAGATATCGAAATGCCTTTAATAAGCGGATTCGACTTATTGGACGGACTAAAAGTTAAACCTCAAATCATTTTTATCACTTCAAAAGCAGATTATGCTGTCAAAGCTTTTGATTATGAGGCTACTGATTTTCTTCAAAAACCAATCTCTAAAGAACGTTTCTTAAAAGCTGTAAAAAAAGCAAATGAATTGCATCAATTACGAAATGAATCTCACGAAGAACAAGGAGAAACAATAATCATCAAAAGTAATTTAAAGAAACTTAAAGTCTTTACCTTCAAAATAAAATGGATTGAAGCTTATGGAGATTATATAAAAGTTGTTACTGATGACGAAAGTCATTTAGTTCTTTCTACCATGAAAGCTTTTGAAAGTGAGTTACCAGATGGTAAATTTATTAGAATTCATAAATCATATATTGTAAATCTAGATAGAGTAGAAAAATTCAATAGTAAATTTGCAGAGATTGACGGACAAAAGATTCCTATTAGTAGAAATAAAAAAGATGTTATCAGCAAAGCTATTGAAGCAATTTAA
- the rpsR gene encoding 30S ribosomal protein S18, translated as MSTLEQSAKGKKEGDIRYLTPLNIETNKQKKYCRFKKSGIKYIDYKDADFLLKFVNEQGKILPRRLTGTSLKYQRKVSVAVKRARHLALMPYVADLLK; from the coding sequence ATGTCTACATTAGAGCAATCTGCAAAAGGGAAAAAAGAGGGAGATATTAGATATCTTACTCCTCTAAACATTGAGACTAATAAGCAAAAAAAATATTGTCGTTTCAAAAAATCGGGTATTAAATATATCGATTATAAAGACGCTGATTTCTTATTAAAGTTTGTGAATGAGCAAGGTAAAATTTTACCAAGAAGATTAACTGGTACATCATTGAAGTATCAAAGAAAAGTGTCTGTAGCTGTAAAAAGAGCACGTCACTTAGCTTTAATGCCATATGTAGCAGATTTATTAAAATAA
- the ligA gene encoding NAD-dependent DNA ligase LigA codes for MSTKETILALREELNQHNYNYYVLDKPTISDFEFDTKLKQLQELEDKNPEFFDENSPTVRVGGTVTKNFETIPHEYRMYSLDNSYSKEDLLDWEARCQKILGDVDLEFTCELKYDGASISILYENGRLKRAVTRGDGFQGDDVTNNIRTIKSVPIQLKGDYPEKFEIRGEIILPFAGFEKMNQDLIEIGETPYSNPRNTASGSLKLQNSAEVAKRPLDCLLYTLVGNNLPISNQFEGLQKAREWGFKVPNESKSVKNIDKVFEFINYWDVERHNLPYETDGVVVKINQVQYQEELGYTSKSPRWAMAYKFKAEQVTTVLNSISYQVGRTGSITPVANLEPVQLAGTIVKRASLHNADQIAKLDIRINDTVFVEKGGEIIPKIVGVSLEERKSNSETTTYITNCPECDSELIRIEGEANHYCPNFYGCPPQIIGRIQHYISRKAMDIDGLGGETVALLYNAGLVKNYADLYDLKKEDVVSLERMGDKSAENLIKGIEKSKSIPFESVLYALGIRYVGETVAKKLVKHYKTIDAIASANLMDLVLVDEIGEKIAKSVILFFENENNVAIVNRLKSHNVQFEKVEDLSTAVSDKLEGKIFVVSGVFETYSRDDLKKVIEENGGKVGSSISSKTHYVIAGDNMGPAKLEKASKLGVPIINEYQFNDLINE; via the coding sequence ATGAGTACGAAAGAAACTATTCTAGCTTTAAGGGAGGAATTAAATCAACATAATTATAATTATTATGTGCTAGATAAACCCACTATATCTGATTTTGAGTTTGATACTAAGCTTAAACAACTTCAAGAATTAGAAGATAAAAATCCTGAGTTTTTTGATGAAAACTCTCCAACTGTTCGAGTGGGAGGAACAGTTACTAAGAATTTTGAAACCATTCCGCATGAATATCGAATGTATTCGTTAGATAATTCTTATTCTAAAGAAGATTTGTTGGATTGGGAAGCAAGATGTCAAAAAATATTAGGAGATGTAGATCTGGAGTTTACTTGTGAGCTTAAATATGATGGTGCGTCAATAAGTATTTTGTATGAGAATGGGCGTTTAAAGAGAGCTGTTACAAGAGGTGATGGTTTTCAAGGTGATGATGTAACAAATAATATACGTACAATAAAATCGGTTCCTATTCAATTGAAAGGAGATTATCCTGAGAAATTTGAAATTAGAGGAGAAATAATATTGCCTTTTGCTGGTTTTGAAAAAATGAATCAGGATTTGATTGAAATTGGCGAAACACCTTATTCGAATCCAAGAAATACAGCCTCTGGAAGTTTAAAGCTTCAAAATAGTGCCGAAGTAGCGAAACGTCCGTTAGATTGTTTGTTATATACTTTAGTAGGGAATAATCTGCCTATTTCGAATCAATTTGAAGGTTTGCAAAAAGCTAGAGAATGGGGTTTTAAAGTGCCAAATGAATCAAAATCGGTTAAAAATATAGATAAAGTTTTTGAGTTTATCAATTATTGGGATGTTGAAAGGCATAATTTACCCTATGAAACAGATGGTGTTGTTGTAAAAATCAATCAAGTTCAATATCAGGAAGAATTAGGATATACGTCTAAGTCTCCAAGATGGGCTATGGCCTATAAGTTCAAAGCGGAACAAGTTACTACTGTTTTAAATTCAATTTCTTATCAAGTAGGTCGAACAGGTTCAATTACACCTGTTGCTAATCTTGAACCAGTTCAATTAGCAGGAACAATCGTGAAAAGGGCATCTTTGCATAATGCAGATCAAATTGCAAAGTTAGACATAAGAATAAATGATACTGTTTTTGTAGAAAAAGGAGGGGAAATTATACCTAAAATTGTCGGAGTTAGTTTAGAAGAAAGAAAATCGAATAGTGAAACTACTACATATATTACGAATTGCCCAGAGTGTGATTCTGAGTTAATTAGAATTGAAGGAGAAGCCAATCATTATTGTCCTAATTTTTATGGTTGTCCACCGCAAATTATTGGAAGAATTCAGCATTATATTTCTAGAAAAGCAATGGATATTGATGGACTAGGAGGTGAAACAGTTGCACTTTTATATAATGCGGGTTTAGTTAAGAACTATGCAGATTTATATGATCTAAAGAAAGAAGATGTTGTTTCCTTGGAAAGAATGGGAGATAAATCGGCTGAAAATTTAATTAAAGGGATAGAAAAGTCTAAAAGTATTCCATTTGAAAGTGTATTGTATGCCTTAGGAATTAGATATGTTGGGGAAACTGTGGCTAAGAAATTAGTGAAACATTATAAAACTATCGATGCAATTGCTTCTGCAAATTTGATGGATTTGGTTTTGGTTGATGAAATAGGAGAGAAAATTGCAAAAAGTGTCATTCTGTTTTTTGAAAATGAAAATAATGTAGCAATTGTAAACCGATTGAAAAGTCATAATGTTCAATTTGAGAAAGTTGAAGACTTAAGTACTGCCGTTTCTGATAAGTTAGAAGGGAAAATATTTGTAGTTTCGGGTGTTTTTGAAACCTATTCTAGGGATGATTTGAAAAAGGTTATCGAAGAAAATGGCGGCAAGGTTGGGAGTTCAATTTCGTCTAAAACCCACTACGTAATTGCAGGGGATAATATGGGGCCAGCAAAACTAGAAAAAGCGAGTAAATTAGGAGTGCCAATTATTAATGAATACCAGTTTAACGACTTAATAAATGAGTAA
- a CDS encoding TetR/AcrR family transcriptional regulator, which translates to MRKSDFTKSRIIIESSNLFNTQGYKSTSLSEITEASGYTKGAIYRHFENKEALEIESLEYMSKLVLKTLSESIKKENNVFDKLNALFDFFCSYTNEPIIKGGCPLLNAAIEVDETETILKFKAKTFLNAIKISINKLLLNGIKYNQLKSDLDVEAFSTVIIASLEGAIMMSKLSNTNTDLRLVTKHLKNYIESYRK; encoded by the coding sequence GTGAGAAAATCAGATTTTACAAAAAGCCGAATTATAATAGAATCAAGTAACTTGTTTAATACGCAAGGTTATAAAAGTACGTCTTTAAGTGAGATAACTGAAGCAAGTGGTTATACAAAAGGAGCGATTTATAGACATTTCGAAAATAAAGAAGCGTTAGAAATTGAATCTTTGGAATATATGTCAAAATTGGTTTTAAAAACATTGAGTGAGAGTATAAAAAAAGAGAATAATGTTTTTGATAAATTGAACGCGCTTTTTGATTTCTTCTGTTCCTATACAAATGAGCCAATAATTAAAGGAGGTTGTCCTTTGCTTAATGCAGCTATAGAAGTTGATGAAACAGAAACGATTTTAAAATTTAAAGCAAAAACTTTCTTAAATGCTATTAAAATTTCAATCAATAAGTTATTGTTAAATGGAATAAAGTATAATCAACTAAAATCAGACTTAGATGTTGAAGCATTTTCAACGGTAATTATTGCAAGTTTAGAAGGTGCGATAATGATGAGTAAGCTAAGTAACACAAATACAGATTTAAGACTGGTAACAAAACATCTTAAAAATTATATAGAATCATATAGAAAGTAG
- the rpsF gene encoding 30S ribosomal protein S6, with translation MNHYETVFILNPVLSEQQIKETVSKFADFLTSKGAEMVSKEDWGLKKLAYEIQHKKSGFYHLFEFKAPADIIIGFETEFRRDERIMRFLTVSLDKHAISWAERRRVKLKSKSN, from the coding sequence ATGAATCATTATGAAACTGTTTTCATCTTGAATCCCGTTTTATCTGAACAACAGATAAAGGAAACAGTAAGTAAATTCGCGGATTTTCTTACTTCAAAAGGAGCAGAGATGGTATCTAAAGAAGATTGGGGCTTGAAAAAATTAGCTTACGAAATTCAACACAAGAAAAGTGGATTTTACCACTTATTTGAATTCAAAGCACCAGCTGATATTATCATCGGTTTTGAAACTGAATTCCGTCGTGACGAACGTATTATGCGTTTTTTAACAGTGTCTTTAGACAAACATGCCATTTCATGGGCAGAAAGAAGAAGAGTGAAATTAAAATCTAAATCAAACTAA